Proteins from one Gossypium raimondii isolate GPD5lz chromosome 8, ASM2569854v1, whole genome shotgun sequence genomic window:
- the LOC105791453 gene encoding phospholipase A1 PLIP2, chloroplastic isoform X2, with translation MDGRCLKTGIHGMPPAISVTRLLENRTNAAQVSAVARSLVAGNNSNNNNRNQSTSSSSGAVVSPQKKVFSRLSCRYTLKSLWPSGSGGRKSARYSGTAVDDTVLLEKGNGEEMKVNGGEMNGTLEGPNGNWVMKILDVKSLWKEDAGKEGEEAEEGNNENGVVDGEERMCECCRACDDENEIKEIDKHSFSKMLKRVSLADAKLYAQMSYLGCLAYVIPRIKPENLLKHHGLHFVTSSMEKRESAMTVEKNHEVSSENQEVQRNNEDDMYGNEKKNIGYRISASAAYQIAASAASYLQSHTRTMLPFKSSNPESIKDSSKDGNGSESGSDMISSDMASLMATTDSVTAVVAAKEDVKQAVADDLNSTHSSPCEWFICDDDQSGTRFFVIQGSESLASWQANLLFEPIKFEGLDVLVHRGIYEIAKGMYEGMLPDVRSHLKSHGKRATFRFTGHSLGGSLSLLVNLMLLIRGEVLASSLLPVIMFGSPSIMCGGDRLLRQLGLPRSHVQAITMHRDIVPRAFSCNFPSHVVELLKALNGKFRHHPCLNNQNLLYAPMGQLLILQPDEKFSPPHHLLPSGTGLYFLTSPFSNEDSEEKLLRTAQRIFFNSPHPLDILSDRTAYGSEGTIIRDHDMKSYLKSIREVIRQEQNRIRKTKREQRRKDWWSLVLSRGVSAGIILRKSITTTGLHRGQFNLAIVLQTGRASLKRFGK, from the exons atggatggGCGTTGTTTGAAAACAGGGATTCATGGCATGCCACCTGCGATCTCGGTGACCAGGCTATTGGAAAATAGGACCAACGCCGCGCAAGTGAGTGCGGTGGCGCGGTCTTTGGTGGCGggtaataatagtaataacaacAACCGTAATCAATCGACGTCGTCATCGTCCGGGGCGGTTGTATCGCCGCAGAAGAAAGTGTTTTCCAGGTTATCGTGTCGGTACACATTGAAATCATTGTGGCCTTCCGGAAGTGGAGGTAGGAAGTCCGCGAGGTACAGCGGGACGGCCGTCGACGATACGGTTTTATTGGAGAAGGGTAACGGAGAGGAGATGAAAGTGAACGGCGGAGAAATGAACGGGACGTTGGAAGGGCCGAACGGGAATTGGGTCATGAAGATCTTGGACGTGAAGTCGTTGTGGAAGGAAGACGCTGGTAAAGAAGGGGAAGAAGCCGAAGAAGGAAACAATGAAAACGGCGTCGTCGACGGGGAGGAACGAATGTGTGAATGCTGCAGAGCCtgtgatgatgaaaatgaaataaaggaAATCGATAAACATTCGTTTTCCAAGATGCTCAAAAGGGTGTCGTTAGCTGATGCTAAGCTGTACGCTCAAATGTCTTACCTTGGATGCTTGGCTTATGTCATTCCAAGGATTAAG CCTGAGAATCTCTTAAAACATCACGGTTTGCATTTTGTGACTTCGTCAATGGAGAAGAGAGAATCAGCGATGACTGTTGAGAAAAATCATGAGGTATCCTCTGAAAATCAAGAGGTGCAAAGGAATAACGAGGATGATATGTACGGCAATGAGAAGAAAAATATCGGGTATCGAATCAGTGCTTCTGCTGCTTATCAGATAGCTGCCTCTGCTGCTTCTTATTTGCAGTCCCATACAAGGACCATGCTTCCTTTCAAATCGTCGAATCCTGAAAGCATCAAGGATTCATCCAAAGATGGAAATGGAAGTGAGAGTGGTTCCGATATGATAAGCTCTGACATGGCCTCTTTAATGGCAACTACAGACTCCGTGACGGCCGTGGTTGCTGCCAAGGAAGACGTGAAGCAAGCTGTTGCTGATGATTTGAACTCTACGCATTCATCGCCTTGTGAGTGGTTTATATGTGATGATGATCAGAGTGGTACTAGATTCTTTGTAATTCAG GGATCTGAGTCATTAGCATCTTGGCAGGCGAATCTACTTTTCGAGCCTATCAAGTTTGAG GGACTGGATGTTCTTGTCCATAGAGGTATATATGAGATTGCTAAAGGCATGTACGAGGGAATGCTGCCTGATGTCCGTTCCCACTTAAAATCACATGGAAAACGTGCAACTTTCCGCTTCACTGGGCATTCTCTCGGTGGCAGCTTGTCACTTTTGGTAAATCTTATGTTGTTGATACGAGGTGAAGTGCTGGCTTCTTCCTTACTTCCCGTTATAATGTTTGGATCTCCAAGCATCATGTGTGGGGGTGACCGTCTTCTTCGCCAACTCGGGTTGCCACGAAGTCATGTTCAAGCAATTACGATGCACAGAGACATTGTTCCTCGAGCCTTCTCTTGCAATTTTCCTAGCCATGTTGTAGAGCTTTTAAAGGCTCTTAATGGGAAGTTTCGACACCATCCTTGTCTCAATAATCAG AATCTATTGTATGCACCAATGGGGCAACTTCTGATTTTACAACCAGATGAGAAATTCTCTCCACCTCATCATCTCCTTCCTTCAGGAACCGGTCTATATTTCCTAACCTCTCCATTCTCAAACGAAGACAGTGAAGAGAAGTTGCTCCGGACTGCACAGAGAATTTTCTTTAACTCGCCACATCCACTTGACATCTTAAGTGATCGTACTGCATACGGTTCCGAAGGAACAATCATAAGAGATCATGACATGAAATCTTACTTGAAATCCATTCGAGAAGTCATCCGTCAAGAGCAAAATCGCATCAGGAAGACCAAGAGAGAACAACGACGCAAGGACTGGTGGTCCCTGGTGTTATCTCGCGGCGTCAGTGCGGGTATCATTCTCCGGAAGTCCATTACGACAACTGGTCTACACCGAGGACAATTCAACTTAGCCATTGTTTTACAAACCGGGAGAGCGTCCTTGAAGCGGTTTG GAAAATGA
- the LOC128043046 gene encoding uncharacterized protein LOC128043046 — protein sequence MSEKMRESQEDIVAKLTRLITKGGFTPPHERAQAEYPRKSTVTIMPQQFRAGVSNLQTGPGFNPENNPINSAIPDFDEVVEKERVKEELPKQLEERCRWLEEKFKAIEVAESYRGIDAKELSLVPDLVLPHKFKMPEFERYNGTSCPAAHITMFCRRMTGYVNNDQLLIHCFQDKFYWAKIQVVQSVESCHDWIMEDLAQSFMKQYSHVDRHGSAVITLRNMEKSRVKASARREMEGGSATKSFPDIAMNGEMIENAIRSGKIDAGESNRRSASRRKESEVNNMSMYNKGYSKSVTVSQPGKTAANQQSSSRQEGTIPKFIRRTRSFPILSEAFTAPVPQMVRRKCTVRLSCGNHGHSIENCTAFKKVVERLISMGVVKFDEATKAENPLPNHTNGGVNMVGEDRRIKANIADVKTPLRWVWKEMVKRGLIVSEESCEKRENYCEFHHEVGHEIQECTEFRALVQSMMDNKEVEFCEGIQRENHVCTSELALGVPEANRPVVIISRPQNSEVGARITPKVIIQKPAVFTYKDNRRVPWNYNCNVTIPGKEDVINKEDHDEGGHDKQVKARVEPIREETSIGKKKTVEPELLVNEPIKEDEAREFLKFIKHSEYSVVDQLHKQPARISVLALLLNSEGHQNALLNVLNETYVVDDISVNKLDRLVGNISADNFISFSDDEIPPGGMGSTRALHITARCKGCILPGVLVDSGLALNVLPLSTLNSLPVDSSHMKSCQNVVRAFDGTERGVMGRIDIPLLIGPTIYEVDFLVMDIKPSYSCLLGRPWIHSAGRVVTIDAEEDIIASVTNDAPYLETSDDAIECSFRSLEFVNATFILEGSKIPMPRISKTTRMGLQLTVGKGASPRKGLGKYLQGRVEAPVLKDKQDRFGLGYNPDARQKRIEQEKKRMRRRARLTRDEVE from the exons atgtctgagaagatgcggGAATCTCAGGAGGATATAGTGGCCAAGTTAACCCGACTGATAACTAAGGGAG gtttcacccctccacatgAGCGAGCTCAAGCTGAATACCCGCGCAAATCTACTGTCACCATCATGCCTCAGCAATTTCGAGCTGGTGTTTCGAACCTCCAAACTGGGCCAGGTTTTAATCCCGAAAACAATCCTATTAACTCTGCCATccctgactttgatgaagtggttgagaaggAAAGAGTGAAGGAAGAGTTACCAAAGCAGTTGGAAGAAAGATGCAGGTGGCTCGAAGAGAAGTTCAAGGCGATAGAGGTTGCTGAGAGTTATCGAGGCATTGACGCGaaagagctgagtttagtgCCAGATCTAGTACTCCCTCATAAatttaagatgcctgaatttgaaaGGTACAATGGGACAAGCTGCCCAGCagctcacatcaccatgttctgcaggcgaatgaCGGGTTATGTTAACAACGACCAACTTTTGATACACTGCTTCCAAGACAAATTTTACTGGGCAAagatccaagtggtacaatcggTTGAGTCGTGCCACGATTGGATCATGGAGGACTTGGCACAATcgttcatgaaacaatatagtcatgtgGATCGACATGGCTCTGCTGTAATCACCCTTCGTAACATGGAGAAAAGCCGAGTGAAAGCTTCAGCAAGAcgagagatggagggag gaagtgccacaaaaagctttcctgACATAGCCATGAACGGCGAGATGATTGAGAACGCCATCAGGAGTGggaagattgatgctggagagAGTAACAGAAGATCAGCCTCGAGGAGGAAGGAGAGTGAGGTGAACAACATGAGCATGTACAACAAGGGCTACTCGAAGTCAGTAACAGTGAGTCAGCCAGGAAAGACGGCTGCCAATCAGCAAAGCTCGTCGAGACAGGAG GGAACTATACCGAAATTTATTCGACGCACACGTAGTTTCCCTATTCTATCTGAAGCCTTTACAGCccccgtaccccaaatggtacgacgcaAATGCACAGTAcgactatcatgcgggaatcacgggcattccatagaaaactgTACTGCCTTCAAGAAGGTGGTTGAAAGGCTCATTAGTATGGgtgtcgttaaatttgatgaagCCACCAAAGCAGAAAATCCATTACCGAATCACACTAATGGTGGGGTAAATATGGTGGGTGAAGACAGAAGAATCAAGGCAAACATTGCGGATGTAAAAACTCCTTTGAGATGGGTTTGGAAGGAGATGGTGAAAAGGGGACTAATCGTCTCAGAAGAAAGTTGTGAAAAGAGGGAGAACTACTGCGAGTTCCACCATGAAGTGGGGCATGAAATCCAAGAGTGTACGGAGTTCAGAGCCTTGGTACAGAGTATGATGGATAATAAGGAGGTGGAATTTTGTGAAGGAATTCAGAGGGAGAATCATGTATGCACGTCAGAGTTGGCGTTGGGAGTCCCGGAGGCTAACCGTCCTGTGGTCATCATTTCGCGACCTCAAAACAGTGAGGTTGGGGCACGAATAACACCAAAGGTTATCATTCAAAAACCGGCCGTGTTTACTTACAAGGATAACAGGAGGGTTCCTTGGAATTACAATTGTAATGTGACAATCCCGGGGAAGGAGGACGTGATTAATAAAGAGGACCATGATGAAGGAGGGCATGACAAACAGGTGAAGGCTCGAGTAGAGCCAATAAGAGAAGAAACTTCGATTGGGAAGAAGAAGACGGTCGAACCTGAATTGTTGGTCAATGAACCAATCAAGGAGGATGAAGCTAGAGAGTTCTTGAAGTTTATCAAGCATAGCGAGTACAGCGTTGTGGATCAGCTACACAAACAACCAGCTCGCATATCTGTGCTAGCTTTACTCCTGAACTCGGAGGGACATCAAAATGCATTACTGAATGTGCTAAATGAAACTTACGTGGTCGACGATATCTCTGTTAACAAGTTAGATCGACTGGTCGGCAATATAAGCGCTGATAACTTCATCTCTTTCAGCGATGACGAAATACCACCTGGGGGTATGGGATCTACTAGAGCTTTACACATCACTGCAAGGTGTAAAGGATGCATATTACCAGGGGTTCTGGTAGACAGTGGATTGGCATTAAATGTATTGCCCCTATCCACGCTCAACAGTCTACCTGTGGATAGTTCGCATATGAAGTCGTGTCAGAACGTGGTTCGAGCATTTGATGGTACTGAGAGAggggtcatgggaagaattgacaTTCCCCTATTAATTGGCCCAACTATTTATGAGGTGGACTTCTTAGTTATGGACATCAAGCCTTCTTACAGTTGCCTATTAGGAAGGCCATGGATTCATTCAGCAG GCAGGGTTGTGACGATAGACGCTGAAGAAGATATCATTGCTTCTGTGACCAACGATGCGCCTTATCTAGAAACAAGCGATGATGCAATCGAGTGCTCTTTCCGTTCCTTGGAATTTGTAAATGCAACATTCATCCTTGAGGGGAGCAAGATCCCGATGCCGAGAATATCAAAGACCACAAGGATGGGTCTGCAACTGACAGTAGGAAAGGGAGCTTCACCGAGAAAAGGATTGGGGAAGTATCTTCAGGGCAGAGTTGAGGCTCCAGTATTGAAAGACAAGCAGGAccgttttggcttaggatacaatcCAGATGCTAGGCAGAAGAGGATAGAGCAGGAAAAGAAACGAATGAGAAGAAGGGCTCGTTTGACCAGGGATGAAGTTGAATAG
- the LOC105791453 gene encoding phospholipase A1 PLIP2, chloroplastic isoform X1, with translation MDGRCLKTGIHGMPPAISVTRLLENRTNAAQVSAVARSLVAGNNSNNNNRNQSTSSSSGAVVSPQKKVFSRLSCRYTLKSLWPSGSGGRKSARYSGTAVDDTVLLEKGNGEEMKVNGGEMNGTLEGPNGNWVMKILDVKSLWKEDAGKEGEEAEEGNNENGVVDGEERMCECCRACDDENEIKEIDKHSFSKMLKRVSLADAKLYAQMSYLGCLAYVIPRIKPENLLKHHGLHFVTSSMEKRESAMTVEKNHEVSSENQEVQRNNEDDMYGNEKKNIGYRISASAAYQIAASAASYLQSHTRTMLPFKSSNPESIKDSSKDGNGSESGSDMISSDMASLMATTDSVTAVVAAKEDVKQAVADDLNSTHSSPCEWFICDDDQSGTRFFVIQGSESLASWQANLLFEPIKFEGLDVLVHRGIYEIAKGMYEGMLPDVRSHLKSHGKRATFRFTGHSLGGSLSLLVNLMLLIRGEVLASSLLPVIMFGSPSIMCGGDRLLRQLGLPRSHVQAITMHRDIVPRAFSCNFPSHVVELLKALNGKFRHHPCLNNQNLLYAPMGQLLILQPDEKFSPPHHLLPSGTGLYFLTSPFSNEDSEEKLLRTAQRIFFNSPHPLDILSDRTAYGSEGTIIRDHDMKSYLKSIREVIRQEQNRIRKTKREQRRKDWWSLVLSRGVSAGIILRKSITTTGLHRGQFNLAIVLQTGRASLKRFGKLVASRHIYLPVILLLPAKLLLLGAYHVINFR, from the exons atggatggGCGTTGTTTGAAAACAGGGATTCATGGCATGCCACCTGCGATCTCGGTGACCAGGCTATTGGAAAATAGGACCAACGCCGCGCAAGTGAGTGCGGTGGCGCGGTCTTTGGTGGCGggtaataatagtaataacaacAACCGTAATCAATCGACGTCGTCATCGTCCGGGGCGGTTGTATCGCCGCAGAAGAAAGTGTTTTCCAGGTTATCGTGTCGGTACACATTGAAATCATTGTGGCCTTCCGGAAGTGGAGGTAGGAAGTCCGCGAGGTACAGCGGGACGGCCGTCGACGATACGGTTTTATTGGAGAAGGGTAACGGAGAGGAGATGAAAGTGAACGGCGGAGAAATGAACGGGACGTTGGAAGGGCCGAACGGGAATTGGGTCATGAAGATCTTGGACGTGAAGTCGTTGTGGAAGGAAGACGCTGGTAAAGAAGGGGAAGAAGCCGAAGAAGGAAACAATGAAAACGGCGTCGTCGACGGGGAGGAACGAATGTGTGAATGCTGCAGAGCCtgtgatgatgaaaatgaaataaaggaAATCGATAAACATTCGTTTTCCAAGATGCTCAAAAGGGTGTCGTTAGCTGATGCTAAGCTGTACGCTCAAATGTCTTACCTTGGATGCTTGGCTTATGTCATTCCAAGGATTAAG CCTGAGAATCTCTTAAAACATCACGGTTTGCATTTTGTGACTTCGTCAATGGAGAAGAGAGAATCAGCGATGACTGTTGAGAAAAATCATGAGGTATCCTCTGAAAATCAAGAGGTGCAAAGGAATAACGAGGATGATATGTACGGCAATGAGAAGAAAAATATCGGGTATCGAATCAGTGCTTCTGCTGCTTATCAGATAGCTGCCTCTGCTGCTTCTTATTTGCAGTCCCATACAAGGACCATGCTTCCTTTCAAATCGTCGAATCCTGAAAGCATCAAGGATTCATCCAAAGATGGAAATGGAAGTGAGAGTGGTTCCGATATGATAAGCTCTGACATGGCCTCTTTAATGGCAACTACAGACTCCGTGACGGCCGTGGTTGCTGCCAAGGAAGACGTGAAGCAAGCTGTTGCTGATGATTTGAACTCTACGCATTCATCGCCTTGTGAGTGGTTTATATGTGATGATGATCAGAGTGGTACTAGATTCTTTGTAATTCAG GGATCTGAGTCATTAGCATCTTGGCAGGCGAATCTACTTTTCGAGCCTATCAAGTTTGAG GGACTGGATGTTCTTGTCCATAGAGGTATATATGAGATTGCTAAAGGCATGTACGAGGGAATGCTGCCTGATGTCCGTTCCCACTTAAAATCACATGGAAAACGTGCAACTTTCCGCTTCACTGGGCATTCTCTCGGTGGCAGCTTGTCACTTTTGGTAAATCTTATGTTGTTGATACGAGGTGAAGTGCTGGCTTCTTCCTTACTTCCCGTTATAATGTTTGGATCTCCAAGCATCATGTGTGGGGGTGACCGTCTTCTTCGCCAACTCGGGTTGCCACGAAGTCATGTTCAAGCAATTACGATGCACAGAGACATTGTTCCTCGAGCCTTCTCTTGCAATTTTCCTAGCCATGTTGTAGAGCTTTTAAAGGCTCTTAATGGGAAGTTTCGACACCATCCTTGTCTCAATAATCAG AATCTATTGTATGCACCAATGGGGCAACTTCTGATTTTACAACCAGATGAGAAATTCTCTCCACCTCATCATCTCCTTCCTTCAGGAACCGGTCTATATTTCCTAACCTCTCCATTCTCAAACGAAGACAGTGAAGAGAAGTTGCTCCGGACTGCACAGAGAATTTTCTTTAACTCGCCACATCCACTTGACATCTTAAGTGATCGTACTGCATACGGTTCCGAAGGAACAATCATAAGAGATCATGACATGAAATCTTACTTGAAATCCATTCGAGAAGTCATCCGTCAAGAGCAAAATCGCATCAGGAAGACCAAGAGAGAACAACGACGCAAGGACTGGTGGTCCCTGGTGTTATCTCGCGGCGTCAGTGCGGGTATCATTCTCCGGAAGTCCATTACGACAACTGGTCTACACCGAGGACAATTCAACTTAGCCATTGTTTTACAAACCGGGAGAGCGTCCTTGAAGCGGTTTGGTAAGCTAGTTGCATCTAGGCACATATATTTGCCGGTGATCCTTTTATTGCCTGCCAAACTGTTACTCTTGGGTGCATACCATGTGATCAATTTTCGTTGA
- the LOC105791456 gene encoding uncharacterized protein LOC105791456, which translates to MAWLTRFLTAVAFLAVGVIFSPETFGSISDGSISPILSTSIKLAHLLCFATAWGTALWVTFIGGILMFKYLPRHQFGNLQSKMFPAYFSMVGVCCAVSAAAFGYMHPWKSATTTEKYQLGFLVSAFAFNLINLFVFTPMTIEMMKHRHKVEREENIGNEIGGSKNQEVAKKNPKLAAMNKKFGMIHGLSSLINLMSFGVLAMHTWYLAGKLSL; encoded by the exons ATGGCTTGGTTAACACGATTCTTGACGGCGGTGGCTTTCTTAGCCGTCGGAGTAATATTCTCGCCGGAGACCTTTGGATCAATATCCGACGGCTCAATCTCACCCATTCTCTCTACTTCTATTAAACTAGCTCATCTCCTCTGCTTCGCAACCGCCTGGGGCACCGCCCTTTGGGTCACTTTCATCGGCGGTATCCTCATGTTCAA ATATCTGCCAAGACATCAATTTGGTAATCTGCAAAGCAAGATGTTCCCGGCTTATTTCTCGATGGTGGGGGTTTGTTGTGCCGTATCGGCGGCGGCGTTTGGTTATATGCATCCGTGGAAGTCGGCGACCACTACCGAGAAGTACCAGCTTGGCTTTTTAGTCTCTGCTTTTGCTTTTAATCTCATAAATTTGTTCGTTTTCACTCCCATGACCATTGAG ATGATGAAGCATAGGCACAAGGTGGAGAGAGAAGAGAACATTGGTAATGAAATTGGAGGATCAAAGAACCAGGAAGTCGCGAAGAAGAACCCAAAGCTCGCAGCCATGAACAAGAAATTTGGAATGATTCACGGGTTATCCTCGCTTATTAATCTTATGTCCTTTGGTGTTCTGGCTATGCACACATGGTACTTAGCCGGTAAGCTCAGTCTGTAG
- the LOC105791454 gene encoding dnaJ protein ERDJ3B: MALPRTKRFFLLCAFSYAIVAIAEKNYYEILQVPKGASDEQIKRAYRKLALKYHPDKNPGNEEANKRFADINNAYEVLSDSQKRSIYDRYGEEGLKQHAARAGGGMGVNMQDIFSSFFGGGPMEEEERIVKGDDVIVELEATLEDLYMGSTLKVWREKNILKPAPGKRPCKCRNEVYHRQIGPGMFQQMTEQVCEQCQNVKFGREGFNVTIDIEKGMQDGQEVVFYEDGEPIVDGEPGDLKFRIRTAPHDRFRREGDDLHATVTITLVQALVGFEKTIKHLDDHLVNVSSKDITKHKEVRKFKGEGMPLHSSKKKGDLYVAYDVLFPTSLTEDQKSKIKEVLG; the protein is encoded by the exons ATGGCCCTTCCAAGAACGAAGCGATTTTTTCTGTTATGCGCTTTTTCTTACGCGATCGTCGCCATTGCAGA GAAGAATTATTACGAGATTTTACAAGTGCCGAAAGGAGCGTCGGATGAGCAGATCAAAAGAGCATATAGGAAGCTGGCATTGAAGTATCATCCCGATAAGAATCCCGGTAATGAAGAAGCCAATAAGCGATTTGCAGATATtaacaatg CTTATGAAGTGTTGTCGGATAGCCAAAAAAGGAGTATATATGATAGGTATGGAGAGGAGGGCTTGAAACAACATGCTGCCCGTGCAGGCGGAGGAATGGGGGTCAATATGCAAGACATTTTTAGCTC GTTTTTTGGGGGAGGCCCAATGGAAGAGGAGGAGAGAATTGTGAAGGGTGACGATGTAATTGTCGAATTGGAGGCAACACTAGAAGATTTGTACATGGGAAGTACTCTTAAG GTTTGGAGGGAGAAAAACATATTAAAGCCTGCTCCTGGTAAACGGCCTTGTAAATGCAGAAATGAGGTCTACCATAGGCAAATTGGTCCAGGGATGTTCCAACAGATGACTGAACAG GTTTGTGAGCAGTGCCAAAATGTCAAATTTGGAAGAGAGGGGTTTAATGTCACAATTGATATTGAGAAAGGAATGCAAGATGGGCAA GAGGTAGTTTTTTACGAAGATGGTGAACCTATAGTAGATGGAGAACCTGGAGATTTGAAG TTTCGTATTCGCACTGCACCCCATGACCGATTCAGAAGGGAAGGTGATGACTTGCACGCTACAGTCACCATAACACTT GTTCAAGCTCTTGTTGGTTTTGAGAAGACCATTAAACATCTTGATGACCATTTAGTGAACGTTAGCTCTAAG GATATTACTAAGCACAAGGAGGTGAGAAAGTTCAAAGGAGAAGGAATGCCATTACATTCCAGCAAGAAGAAAGGTGATCTCTATGTCGCCTATGACGTTTTATTCCCCACATCGTTGACGGAAGACCAGAAGTCCAAAATCAAAGAAGTTCTTGGCTAG